In Hippoglossus stenolepis isolate QCI-W04-F060 chromosome 5, HSTE1.2, whole genome shotgun sequence, one genomic interval encodes:
- the LOC118109284 gene encoding high-affinity choline transporter 1 translates to MAVNVPGLVAVLVFYMVILVIGVWASRKSKKEEKTCTGSKSEVTIVGGRNINVVVGIFTMTATWVGGGYIMGTAEAVYVPTRGVIWALGPPAHLFGFLLAGLFFAKPMRSKFYVTMLDPFQYRYGNMFTAMLLLPALISDILWVACILSALGGTMSMILELSSALSIVISAAVSIIYTVLGGLYSVAYTDVIQFCFIFVSMWLCVPFMFLSPAVTDLSQRPHVNQTSGNSWLGKMELADTGIWMDEFLLVSVGGLAYQSLYQRILSAASSAQAQITCFAAAGTVFMMGMPSVIIGAVAASADWNQTAYGLPPPFERGEAVKILPLALQYLTPNWVSVLGIGSVAAAVMSSMDSVLLSSASMFTQNIYRTTLRKQASERELQWVIRGSVVLVGLAGTGLAFGDDSVFALWLLSGDLLYCIVFPQLACVLHFRHANTYGAITGYVVGMLLRAVGGEPVLGIPAVVLYPGWTEENGVIIQHFPFRTLAMLSSVISVVSVSWLLELGFSHQVIPRSWDLLGFFKENEEEGEVQEEPLPLEEKNKTLSTKL, encoded by the exons ATGGCAGTGAATGTCCCGGGACTGGTGGCTGTGTTGGTTTTTTACATGGTCATCCTGGTCATTGGGGTCTGGGCATCTCGAAAATccaagaaagaggagaagacatgTACTGGAAGCAAGAGCGAGGTCACCATCGTCGGTGGCCGCAACATCAATGTCGTTGTTGGGATTTTCACCATGACAG CGACATGGGTTGGTGGAGGTTATATCATGGGAACCGCTGAGGCTGTTTACGTTCCCACCCGTGGTGTCATTTGGGCTCTGGGGCCACCTGCACAtctttttggttttcttttgg CGGGACTATTCTTTGCAAAACCTATGAGGTCAAAATTCTACGTGACTATGTTGGACCCGTTCCAGTATCGCTATGGCAACATGTTCACCGCAATGCTACTGCTTCCTGCTCTGATCAGCGATATTTTGTGGGTCGCCTGCATCCTTTCTGCTCTGG GAGGAACGATGAGCATGATTCTCGAGTTGTCGTCAGCCCTCTCTATTGTTATCTCGGCCGCTGTCTCCATCATCTATACAGTATTAGGGGGTCTGTACTCTGTTGCATATACTGATGTCATCCAGTTTTGCTTCATCTTTGTCAGCATg TGGCTCTGTGTTCCTTTTATGTTCCTCAGTCCTGCTGTTACTGACCTGTCACAAAGACCCCACGTCAACCAAACGAGTGGGAACTCATGGCTGGGAAAGATGGAGCTGGCGGACACAGGAATATGGATGGATGAGTTTCTATTAGTG AGTGTGGGCGGACTGGCCTATCAGTCTCTGTACCAGAGGAtcctctctgcagcctcctctgctcAGGCTCAGATCACCTGCTTCGCTGCTGCTGGGACAGTTTTTATGATGGGAATGCCCTCAGTGATCATAGGAGCAGTGGCGGCCTCTGCAG ACTGGAACCAGACAGCGTATGGTCTACCCCCTCCTTTCGAACGAGGGGAGGCGGTGAAGATCCTGCCACTGGCCCTGCAATATCTCACACCCAACTGGGTATCAGTGTTAGGCATTGgttctgtggctgcagcagtcATGTCCTCAATGGACTCAGTGCTGCTGTCCTCAGCATCAATGTttacacaaaacatttacagGACGACTTTGAGAAAgcag GCGTCGGAGCGGGAGCTGCAGTGGGTGATCCGTGGTAGCGTGGTGCTGGTGGGCCTGGCAGGAACAGGCCTGGCCTTTGGTGATGACAGCGTCTTTGCCCTCTGGCTGTTGAGCGGAGACCTGCTCTACTGCATCGTCTTCCCACAGCTTGCCTGCGTGCTGCACTTCCGCCACGCCAATACCTACGGCGCTATCACCGGCTACGTAGTTGGGATGCTGCTGCGTGCGGTGGGTGGAGAACCAGTACTCGGGATCCCTGCTGTTGTCTTGTATCCCGGCTGGACGGAGGAGAATGGAGTTATAATACAGCACTTTCCCTTCAGAACCCTGGCAATGCTTTCTTCTGTGATAAGTGTTGTTAGCGTGTCCTGGCTGCTGGAGCTCGGCTTCTCTCACCAGGTCATTCCTCGGTCCTGGGATTTACTGGGCTTTTTTAAGGAGAacgaggaagaaggagaagtgCAGGAAGAACCTCTTCCTCTggaggaaaagaacaaaactcTTAGTACTAAATTGTAA
- the cfap161 gene encoding cilia- and flagella-associated protein 161 isoform X2, whose amino-acid sequence MARIVFSSTVKVGNWNEELLREEEAKKAYLEKKDRGELVPQKRDFLKQNILGPVNLSMSNDGRLHFGDVVMLVNMGGENRECSAVSINADVNNLITIPSPGIQSPCGVSAGRGILPCTRTAFIITSVDGSPEGSTLLYEQSFALTTTSGFAQGLYLTSDIKSFQKCAKISRLQEVNLVDEGSFLSWWKIVHFDPQERLEYEGEPVPADMKVVIVHCKTNQALAVMGDHILWTTYGKEYEVTAHTFLDTHKAEEDKNHWILCNPDPAGARLVPLDHPESAGDNKEPTQGNTDGV is encoded by the exons ATGGCTCGGATAGTATTTAGCAGTACTGTGAAAGTAGGAAACTGGAACGAGGAGCTGCTCCGGGAAGAG GAGGCAAAGAAAGCGTATCTGGAGAAAAAGGACAGAGGCGAGCTTGTTCCTCAAAAAAGAGACTTCCTCAAACAGAACATTCTCGGACCG GTGAATCTCTCGATGTCAAATGATGGACGGTTGCACTTTGGGGACGTTGTTATGTTGGTGAACAtgggaggagaaaacagggaGTGCAGCGCAGTCAGCATTAACGCTGACGTTAACAATTTGATAACGATTCCTTCGCCTGGCATTCAGAGCCCCTGTGGAGTCAGTGCAGGAAGAGGGATCCTGCCCTGTACGCGCACTGCCTTCATCATCACCag TGTGGATGGCAGCCCTGAAGGATCGACTCTGCTCTATGAGCAAAGTTTTGCCCTGACAACCACAAGTGGCTTTGCCCAAGGA CTTTACTTGACAAGTGATATCAAAAGTTTCCAAAAG TGTGCAAAGATTTCACGTCTGCAAGAGGTGAACTTGGTGGACGAGGGCTCCTTTCTGTCCTGGTGGAAGATAGTGCACTTTGACCCACAGGAGAGGCTTGAATACGAGGGTGAGCCTGTCCCT GCTGATATGAAGGTGGTGATCGTACACTGCAAGACAAACCAGGCTCTTGCTGTTATGGGTGATCACATCCTTTG GACCACATATGGCAAAGAGTACGAGGTGACAGCTCACACCTTCTTGGACACCCACAAAGCTGAGGAGGACAAAAACCACTGGATACTGTGCAACCCCGACCCTGCAGGAGCGAGGCTGGTGCCTCTGGACCACCCAGAGTCAGCGGGTGACAACAAGGAGCCCACACAGGGGAACACAGACGGAGTCTGA
- the cfap161 gene encoding cilia- and flagella-associated protein 161 isoform X1: MAQRRVFSSTVKVGNWNEELLREEEAKKAYLEKKDRGELVPQKRDFLKQNILGPVNLSMSNDGRLHFGDVVMLVNMGGENRECSAVSINADVNNLITIPSPGIQSPCGVSAGRGILPCTRTAFIITSVDGSPEGSTLLYEQSFALTTTSGFAQGLYLTSDIKSFQKCAKISRLQEVNLVDEGSFLSWWKIVHFDPQERLEYEGEPVPADMKVVIVHCKTNQALAVMGDHILWTTYGKEYEVTAHTFLDTHKAEEDKNHWILCNPDPAGARLVPLDHPESAGDNKEPTQGNTDGV; the protein is encoded by the exons ATGGCTCAGAGGAGAGTATTTAGCAGTACTGTGAAAGTAGGAAACTGGAACGAGGAGCTGCTCCGGGAAGAG GAGGCAAAGAAAGCGTATCTGGAGAAAAAGGACAGAGGCGAGCTTGTTCCTCAAAAAAGAGACTTCCTCAAACAGAACATTCTCGGACCG GTGAATCTCTCGATGTCAAATGATGGACGGTTGCACTTTGGGGACGTTGTTATGTTGGTGAACAtgggaggagaaaacagggaGTGCAGCGCAGTCAGCATTAACGCTGACGTTAACAATTTGATAACGATTCCTTCGCCTGGCATTCAGAGCCCCTGTGGAGTCAGTGCAGGAAGAGGGATCCTGCCCTGTACGCGCACTGCCTTCATCATCACCag TGTGGATGGCAGCCCTGAAGGATCGACTCTGCTCTATGAGCAAAGTTTTGCCCTGACAACCACAAGTGGCTTTGCCCAAGGA CTTTACTTGACAAGTGATATCAAAAGTTTCCAAAAG TGTGCAAAGATTTCACGTCTGCAAGAGGTGAACTTGGTGGACGAGGGCTCCTTTCTGTCCTGGTGGAAGATAGTGCACTTTGACCCACAGGAGAGGCTTGAATACGAGGGTGAGCCTGTCCCT GCTGATATGAAGGTGGTGATCGTACACTGCAAGACAAACCAGGCTCTTGCTGTTATGGGTGATCACATCCTTTG GACCACATATGGCAAAGAGTACGAGGTGACAGCTCACACCTTCTTGGACACCCACAAAGCTGAGGAGGACAAAAACCACTGGATACTGTGCAACCCCGACCCTGCAGGAGCGAGGCTGGTGCCTCTGGACCACCCAGAGTCAGCGGGTGACAACAAGGAGCCCACACAGGGGAACACAGACGGAGTCTGA
- the cers3b gene encoding ceramide synthase 2: MLQTVGEWLWWERLWLPANVSWSDLEDSEGRVYAKASQLYAALPCALCLLLVRYVFERYLATPLADVWGIRDRIRQTAEPNPTLENYFCHQARVPSQADVRSLCKKTSWSERSIQVWFRRRRNQERPGLRKRFCEASWRCSFYFFAFVSGVLALYDKPWLYNLKEVWAGFPKQSMLSSQYWYYLLEMGFYLSLLLSLTFDVKRKDFREQVIHHIATLTLLSFSWISNYIRIGTLVMAVHDSADILLEGAKVFNYAKWHQTSNAMFVVFTVLFMATRLVIFPFWLIHCTWVYPVERFPPFFGYYFFNVMLVVLQMLHLYWAFLISRMVYKFIFSKLEGDDRSDEEEYDSDSQREINHKLSHINGAGARDRASGH; this comes from the exons ATGTTGCAGACAGTCGGTGAGTGGCTGTGGTGGGAGCGTCTGTGGCTGCCGGCAAACGTCTCCTGGTCGGATCTGGAGGACAGTGAAGGTCGTGTCTACGCTAAAGCCTCTCAACTTTACGCAGCTCTGCCCTGTGCCCTCTGCCTGCTTCTAGTCAGATATGTGTTTGAAAG gtaTCTGGCCACACCACTGGCTGATGTTTGGGGGATCAGGGACAGGATACGTCAGACAGCAGAACCAAACCCCACCCTAGAAAACTACTTCTGCCACCAAGCACGGGTTCCATCACAG GCTGATGTGAGGTCACTATGTAAAAAGACGAGTTGGTCAGAGAGAAGCATTCAGGTCtggttcaggaggaggaggaaccagGAGCGCCCGGGGCTTCGGAAGAGGTTCTGTGAGGccag TTGGagatgttcattttattttttcgcATTTGTCAGCGGAGTTCTCGCTCTGTATGAT AAACCTTGGCTTTACAATCTGAAGGAGGTTTGGGCAGGTTTCCCCAAACAG TCCATGCTGTCGTCTCAGTACTGGTATTACCTCCTGGAAATGGGCTTCTACctgtctctgctcctcagcctcACATTTGATGTGAAGCGGAAA gactTCAGAGAGCAGGTGATTCATCATATAGCCACTCTGACTCTTCTGAGTTTCTCCTGGATTTCCAACTACATCCGTATCGGGACCCTCGTGATGGCAGTTCACGACTCTGCCGACATTCTGCTGGAG GGGGCAAAAGTATTCAACTATGCCAAGTGGCACCAGACTTCGAACGCCATGTTTGTGGTCTTTACTGTTCTCTTCATGGCGACAAGACTCGTCATTTTTCCTTTCTG GCTTATCCACTGCACATGGGTCTACCCTGTGGAGCGGTTCCCTCCCTTCTTTGGCTACTACTTCTTCAACGTCATGCTGGTGGTTCTGCAGATGCTGCACCTCTACTGGGCTTTTCTCATTTCACGAATGGTTTACAAGTTTATCTTCTCCAAG CTGGAGGGCGACGACAGGAGTGACGAAGAGGAGTATGACAGTGACTCGCAGAGGGAAATAAACCACAAACTGAGTCACATTAATGGCGCTGGAGCCAGAGACCGAGCCAGTGGCCActga